From the Colletotrichum lupini chromosome 10, complete sequence genome, one window contains:
- a CDS encoding prolyl-tRNA synthetase, with translation MLRGTFSAASHRLLCPKSPSDSGRSGQRVANSIRRDPTWLYETTLRPAVNIANMADATAPAEPSKSALKKAEKQAKMAAEKAAKAAKQAALPVVGGKKKEDITGITVKKHEDFSAWYQEIVLKAEMVEYYNEISGFFILRPASMYIWTVIRKWFSERIEEMGVDETSFPMFLSSKSLEKEKDHVEGFAPELAWVTKAGDKDLEVPVAVRPTSEAVMYPYYSKWIRSHRDLPFRLNQWNSVVRWEAKQTTPFLRTREFLWQEGHTAHLTEELAGKEVLEILELYAGVYEQLLAVPVVRGTKTENEKFAGGYYTTTVEGYIPSNGRGIQGATSHCLGQNFSKMFDITVENPDKKGEKIHVWQNSWGLSTRVIGVMVMIHGDDKGLVLPPRIAKTQVVLIAVGITAKTSPEDRKKLEDKVDDLRNQLRKAGVRAESDLRDGYTPAWKFNEWELRGVPLRLEFGPKDAANEVVATARRDTGEKGSLPLAEISTKVPELLETIQSDMYNKAEKSFREHRLVLTEWDKVIPALDTKNVVVIPFCLGMKCEDRIKELTTSEPPENATLPEGKKQPSMGMKSLCIPFEQPESGLVPGETKCLNPECEAKAQKWTMFGRSY, from the exons ATGC TGCGGGGCACTTTTTCCGCTGCATCGCACCGCCTTCTCTGCCCAAAATCTCCCAGTGACTCAGGCCGATCTGGTCAACGCGTCGCCAATTCCATAAGACGAGACCCTACCTGGCTTTACGAGACGACTCTGCGACCTGCAGTCAATATCGCAAACATGGCCGACGCTACCGCCCCCGCTGAGCCGTCCAAGAGCGCCTTGAAGAAGGCCGAGAAGCAGGCAAAGATGGCTGCTGAAAAGGCTGCAAAGGCCGCCAAGCAGGCTGCTCTCCCCGTTGTCGGAggcaagaagaaggaggacaTCACGGGTATTACCGTCAAGAAGCACGAGGATTTCTCTGCCTGGTACCAAGAGATTGTTCTCAAGGCTGAGATGGTTGAGTACTACAACGAGATCTCCGGTTTCTTCATCCTGCGCCCTGCGTCCATGTACATCTGGACCGTTATTCGCAAGTGGTTCTCCGAGAGAATCGAAGAAATGGGTGTCGATGAGACCAGCTTCCCCATGTTCCTTTCCTCCAAGTCTctcgagaaggagaaggaccACGTCGAGGGTTTCGCCCCTGAATTGGCCTGGGTCACCAAGGC TGGTGACAAGGACCTCGAGGTCCCTGTCGCAGTTCGTCCTACTTCCGAGGCCGTCATGTACCCTTACTACTCCAAGTGGATTCGCAGCCATCGCGATCTCCCCTTCCGCCTGAACCAGTGGAACTCCGTCGTCCGTTGGGAGGCCAAGCAGACCACCCCTTTCCTCCGCACAAGAGAGTTCTTGTGGCAGGAGGGTCACACCGCCCATCTTACCGAGGAGCTTGCCGGCAAGGAGGTTCTCGAGATTCTCGAGCTCTACGCTGGCGTCTATGAGCAGCTTCTCGCTGTCCCCGTCGTTCGCGGCACCAAGACCGAGAATGAGAAGTTCGCCGGTGGTTACTACACCACCACTGTCGAAGGCTACATCCCCTCCAACGGCCGTGGTATCCAGGGTGCCACCTCCCACTGCTTGGGTCAGAACTTCTCCAAGATGTTCGACATTACCGTCGAGAACCCCGACAAGAAGGGTGAGAAGATCCACGTCTGGCAAAACTCTTGGGGTCTGTCCACCCGCGTTATCGGTGTCATGGTCATGATCCACGGTGACGACAAGGGTCTCGTCCTTCCCCCTCGTATCGCCAAGACCCAGGTTGTTCTCATCGCTGTCGGCATCACTGCCAAGACCAGCCCCGAGGACAGAAAGAAGCTGGAGGACAAGGTCGACGACCTCCGCAACCAGCTGCGCAAGGCCGGTGTTCGCGCCGAGTCCGATTTGAGAGACGGTTACACTCCCGCCTGGAAGTTCAACGAGTGGGAGCTCCGCGGTGTTCCCCTGAGACTCGAGTTCGGCCCCAAGGATGCCGCTAACGAGGTTGTCGCCACTGCCCGCCGTGACACTGGCGAGAAGGGCTCCCTCCCCCTTGCCGAGATCTCCACCAAGGTCCCCGAGCTTCTCGAGACCATCCAGTCCGACATGTACAACAAGGCCGAGAAGTCATTCCGCGAGCACCGCCTCGTCCTGACTGAGTGGGACAAGGTCATCCCCGCCCTCGACACCAAGAACGTCGTCGTCATCCCCTTCTGCCTCGGCATGAAGTGCGAGGACCGCATCAAGGAGCTCACCACCAGCGAGCCCCCCGAGAACGCCACCCTCCCCGAGGGCAAGAAGCAGCCCAGCATGGGCATGAAGTCCCTCTGCATTCCCTTTGAGCAGCCCGAGAGCGGTCTCGTCCCCGGCGAGACCAAGTGCCTCAACCCCGAGTGCGAGGCCAAGGCCCAGAAGTGGAC
- a CDS encoding T-complex protein 1 translates to MASMFEQSGSGTLFLGGQKISGADIRDQNVLATQAIANVVKSSFGPSGLDKMMVDDIGDVTVTNDGATILSLLDVEHPAGKILVDLAQQQDKEVGDGTTSVVLIAAELLRRGNELMKNRIHPTTIITGYRLALREAVKYMNENISIKVENLGRESLVNIGKTSMSSKIIGADSDFFANMVVDAMLAVKSTNGRNETKYPVKAVNILKAHGKGSLESQLIKGYALNCTVASQAMPTRIQDAKIAVLDMNLQKERMKLGVQITVDDPQQLEQIRQRESGMILERVEMILKAGANVILTTKGIDDMVLKTFVEKGAMGVRRCKKEDLRRIAKATGATMLSTLSDLNGDEKFEPSYLGHAEEVVQERISDDECILVKGTKSHSSASIILRGPNDFTLDEMERSIHDSLNAVKRTLESGSIVPGGGSVETALHIYLEEFAGTVGSREQLAIGEFAQSLLVIPKTLAVNAAKDASELVAQLRSRHALSQRIQEGEANDDEKTVARKKAYKNYGLDLVRGKVIDEIKAGVLEPTISKIRQLKSAVEACISIMRIDTLIKLDPEQQAEDDGHGH, encoded by the exons ATGGCTTCCATGTTCGAGCAGTCAGGGAGCGGCACGCTTTTCCTCGGTGGCCAGAAGATTTCCGGCGCCGACATCAGAGACCAGAACG TTCTCGCCACCCAAGCTATCGCAAATGTCGTCAAGAGCTCTTTCGGCCCCAGTGGTCTCGACAAGATGATGGTGGATGATATTGGT GATGTCACGGTCACGAACGACGGCGCTACCATTCTCAGCTTGTTGGATGTCGAGCACCCGGCGGGCAAGATCTTGGTCGATCTGGCACAACAACAAGACAAAGAGGTCGGTGATGGCACAACCTCTGTTGTCCTCATCGCGGCCGAGTTGCTTCGCCGAGGAAACGAGCTCATGAAGAACCGCATACACCCCACTACTATCATCACCGGTTACCGACTTGCCCTGCGCGAGGCCGTCAAGTACATGAACGAGAACATCAGCATCAAGGTCGAGAACCTCGGACGCGAATCCCTCGTCAACATTGGCAAGACGTCCATGTCCAGCAAGATCATTGGAGCCGACTCTGATTTCTTCGCCAACATGGTCGTCGATGCCATGCTGGCAGTCAAGTCGACAAACGGTCGCAACGAGACAAAATACCCCGTCAAGGCCGTCAACATTCTCAAGGCACACGGCAAGGGCTCCCTCGAGTCCCAGCTGATCAAGGGTTACGCTCTGAACTGCACAGTCGCCTCGCAGGCCATGCCGACAAGAATACAAGATGCCAAGATTGCGGTGTTGGATATGAACCTGCAAAAGGAGCGCATGAAGTTGGGTGTCCAGATCACGGTGGATGACCCTCAACAGTTGGAGCAGATTCGCCAGAGAGAGTCGGGCATGATTCTGGAGAGAGTAGAGATGATCCTCAAGGCGGGTGCCAATGTCATCCTTACCACCAAGGGTATCGATGACATGGTTCTCAAGACCTTTGTCGAGAAGGGTGCCATGGGTGTGCGCAGGTGCAAGAAGGAGGACCTCCGCAGAATCGCCAAGGCGACGGGCGCTACCATGCTCAGCACACTGTCGGACCTCAACGGTGACGAGAAGTTCGAACCCTCATACCTCGGACACGCCGAGGAGGTTGTTCAGGAGCGCATTTCCGACGACGAGTGCATCCTCGTCAAGGGCACCAAGAGCCACTCCTCAGCATCCATCATTCTTCGTGGACCCAATGACTTCACCCTGGACGAGATGGAGCGCTCCATCCACGACTCCCTCAACGCCGTCAAGAGAACGCTCGAGAGCGGCAGCATCGTTCCCGGCGGTGGTTCCGTCGAAACCGCCCTGCACATTTACCTCGAGGAATTCGCTGGCACCGTCGGTTCCCGTGAGCAGCTGGCCATTGGCGAGTTTGCGCAGTCGCTGCTCGTCATCCCCAAGACGCTTGCCGTCAACGCCGCCAAGGACGCATCAGAGCTTGTCGCCCAGCTGCGTTCCCGGCACGCGCTGTCTCAGCGCATCCAGGAGGGCGAGGCCAACGATGACGAGAAGACGGTCGCGCGCAAAAAGGCCTACAAGAACTACGGTCTCGACCTGGTGCGCGGCAAGGTGATTGACGAGATCAAGGCCGGTGTCCTGGAGCCCACTATCAGCAAGATCAGGCAGCTGAAGAGTGCCGTGGAGGCCTGCATCAGCATCATGCGTATTGATACCCTGATCAAGTTGGACCCCGAGCAGCAGGCCGAGGACGACGGACACGGTCACTGA
- a CDS encoding lysine acetyltransferase, whose protein sequence is MGSTHETDLVLTQPTPAERLKTYTSTYANWGAALELQEYIRRESYMTTVPVSRNGGITQWILTDPTLPPDARPILSSCESIRKTVLVAKPDGTVVDAITHAVGSVFTDPAYRGNGYASVMMNLVGAQLARWQGAEMKSGERWGDIRDGEVACSVLYSDIGKKFYAKHGWHPYESTHLEFPPQASPPLSEAGEGAVGAVQVEASPLGYHELAELCSVDEGLIRAKLAKKSTKTRVSLIPDLDAMLWHLMREDYMTKHIFGQTPTVRGGVVGEHGSRVWAVWTRGYYGGLKKPEGNTMHILRLAIEDEEGSGDEYVQGAIEALLRLARAQASEWKVNGVEMWNPEPRVRGLIEKAGIPHEFIERENDSIASLMWYGQGEVEWVLNEKFGWC, encoded by the coding sequence ATGGGCTCAACCCACGAAACAGACCTGGTCCTCACCCAACCAACCCCAGCAGAGCGCCTAAAGACCTACACCTCAACCTACGCAAACTGGGGCGCCGCCCTCGAGCTCCAAGAGTACATCCGCCGCGAATCCTACATGACCACCGTCCCCGTCTCCCGCAACGGCGGCATCACCCAATGGATCCTCACCGACCCGACCCTGCCCCCCGACGCCCGCCCCATCCTCTCGTCCTGCGAGAGCATCCGCAAGACCGTCCTCGTCGCGAAGCCAGACGGCACCGTCGTCGACGCAATCACCCACGCCGTCGGCTCCGTCTTCACGGACCCGGCGTACCGCGGCAACGGGTACGCCTCCGTCATGATGAACCTCGTGGGCGCGCAGCTCGCGCGCTGGCAGGGCGCCGAGATGAAGAGCGGGGAGCGGTGGGGGGATATCCGGGACGGGGAGGTCGCGTGCTCGGTGCTGTATTCTGATATCGGGAAGAAGTTTTATGCCAAGCATGGGTGGCATCCGTACGAGAGCACGCACCTCGAGTTCCCGCCGCAGGCATCGCCGCCACTCTCGGAAGCGGGAGAGGGAGCGGTGGGAGCGGTGCAAGTTGAGGCCTCGCCGTTGGGGTATCACGAACTAGCAGAGCTGTGCTCCGTTGACGAGGGCCTCATTCGCGCGAAGCTCGCGAAGAAGAGCACCAAGACCCGCGTCTCGCTCATCCCTGACCTGGACGCCATGCTCTGGCATCTCATGCGCGAGGACTACATGACCAAGCACATCTTTGGCCAGACGCCCACGGTCCGTGGCGGGGTCGTAGGCGAGCACGGGTCGCGGGTATGGGCCGTCTGGACAAGGGGTTACTACGGCGGATTAAAGAAGCCCGAGGGGAACACGATGCATATCCTGCGGCTGGCGATTGAGGACGAGGAAGGGAGCGGAGATGAGTATGTGCAGGGGGCTATTGAGGCACTCCTTAGATTGGCGAGGGCGCAGGCGTCGGAGTGGAAGGTGAACGGTGTCGAGATGTGGAATCCTGAGCCCCGGGTGAGGGGGCTGATCGAGAAGGCGGGCATTCCGCATGAGTTTATTGAGAGGGAGAATGATAGCATCGCCAGCCTCATGTGGTATGGCCAAGGAGAGGTTGAGTGGGTGCTCAATGAGAAGTTTGGCTGGTGCTGA
- a CDS encoding cytochrome b-c1 complex subunit Rieske, which yields MAPLAHVSRTCLRQIARTSPSTAARALSTSAARNDSTATSYSSPFKGAQKGSSIPDFSKYMSKGSAGTNQLFGYFMVGTMGAITAAGAKSTVQEFLVNMSASADVLAMAKVEVDLSTIPEGKNVIIKWRGKPVFIRHRTQSEIDEANKVSVSSLRDPQKDDDRVKTPEWLIMLGVCTHLGCVPIGEAGDFGGWFCPCHGSHYDISGRIRKGPAPLNLEIPEYDFPEEGKLVIG from the exons ATGGCGCCCCTCGCACACGTTTCCCGCACCTGCCTGCGGCAAATCGCGCGCACCAGCCCGTCGACGGCTGCGCGCGCCCTCAGCACCTCGGCCGCCCGGAACGACTCGACCGCCACGAGCTACTCGAGCCCCTTCAAGGGCGCCCAGAAGGGCAGCAGCATCCCCGACTTCAGCAAGTACATGAGCAAGGGCTCTGCCGGCACCAACCAGCTTTTCGGATACTTCATGGTCGGCACCATGGGCGCCATCACCGCCGCCGGCGCGAAGTCCACCGTCCAGG AATTCCTCGTCAACATGTCCGCTTCCGCCGACGTTTTGGCCATGGCCAAGGTTGAGGTTGACCTCAGCACCATCCCCGAGGGCAAGAAC GTCATTATCAAGTGGAGAGGCAAGCCCGTCTTCATCCGCCACCGCACCCAGTCCGAGATCGACGAGGCCAACAAGGTCTCCGTTTCCTCCCTCCGTGACCCCCAGAAAGACGACGACCGTGTCAAGACCCCCGAATGGCTCATCATGTTGG GTGTCTGCACACACTTAGGATGTGTCCCCATTGGCGAGGCCGGTGACTTTGGCGGTTGGTTCTGCCCCTGCCACGGCTCCCACTACGATATTTCCGGCCGTATCAGAAAGGGACCCGCTCCCCTCAACCTCGAGATCCCCGAGTACGACTTCCCCGAGGAGGGCAAGCTGGTCATTGGTTAA
- a CDS encoding CPSF A subunit region has product MPIEIQPVLESDLRRCAEIEKLAFSGSPLDPVLFPGPMPEDIMGIRAEELAKQFREDTTVRFHKAVDTELSGDEAIIAWSKWNAYSEGLPVPKPRVWGPGCNEEACNKLFHGLDEMRQRLMGGKKVVYLHILVTDPKHQRRGAGWQLMTPIVQEAVRLGVPAYLESSRAGHHLYQKVGFKDIDEYLIDFSQYGLEQPHINWAMLWELPNRRLRCSTAVTDSGRSGGMWPLHLRAAEAHGPTSLSLSALELMMKSNLPFTAALEGPGPALLNSDTGTMSYIAPIHRPSSIRQAIRIRLSEEDESESLVVALEVWRITPTDMYLLGSAAVYGTILLLQRLRPRDSKADLLFVGTDRFQYFTARWDSATQRLHTEQVVEDTAEPHMREAQSQDKCLVDPTGRFMAMHLWEGVMNVMRLGTRKGQLARLDDAWEQVRLSELFMKASIFVPTETGHPTVAFLYQSKIDKEDARLAIYRLMTDDKNTAVSRFDPERNRDLDIEIKDPYARILIPVNIIEDEVKRYHKRDTSAAKAQLGGLIVVGETLLVYVDTLTQSVVESPMASPAIFVAWAAYDDTNFFLSDDYGNLHLLTIETEGVVVLGMTVRTLGVTSRASCLVYMGDGMLFLGSHYGDSQLLQVDLEELSTKLVQTIPNIAPILDFAIMDLGNAGDSQIGNAFSSGQARIVAGCGVHQNGSLRSIRSSVGLEDIGVLEDLQDARGLFSLQSHGSEKVDTLVVSFMTETRVFSFDAEGGIEEVFEFHGLNLDQPTLIAKTLPSGQLLQVTAAIVTLLDLESGVTLNSWSVPDGKTIVNASANSKRVLLSINGTSLVSLNLVDNLAAQEQVLGRGVGGEEDQISCVHAASDLDHVGVVGFWATGSVSIIDLRTLNALQGETIKQTDDSVSVPRDMVLVQLHPPHLLGPTLFVAMEDGQVVSFNVSKDDFSLSSRKSVTLGSKQAGLHVLPRPDDEGISNVFATTEHSSLIYSSEGRIIYSAATAEDVTYIAPFDSEAFPDAIFLATDRNVRIAHIDAERRTHVNPLPLRETVRRVAYSPALRAFGIGTIRRELINNEEAVSSSFQLVDEVVLGVVGKAFHLDGSTSAEMVESVIRAELPDSMGQPAERFIIGTSYLADPDVDENSDIKGRILVLGVDSDKNPYLIVSHALKGACRSLGVMGDKIVAGLSKTVVVYDYAEESSTSGALRKLATFRPSTFPVDIDVNGNMIGVADLMQSMTLVEFIPAQDGDKAKLVERARHFQYIWATSVCHLEEHSWLESDAQGNLMVLRRNPNAPTEHDQKQMEVISEFHLGEQVNKIRSLDIVPNENDPIVPKAFLATVEGSVYVFADIRPEHQSLLLQFQENLAGVVKTLGQADNAPGAGLSFMSWRGFRNAKRAADAPFRFVDGELIERFLDLDEAKQEAVVAGLGPTVENMRNLVEELKRMH; this is encoded by the exons ATGCCAATCGAAATCCAGCCGGTGTTGGAGAGTGATCTTCGGCGGTGCGCCGAGATTGAGAAACTGGCGTTCTCGGGGAGCCCACTTGATCCAGTCCTATTCCCCGGACCCATGCCGGAGGATATCATGGGGATTCGAGCTGAAGAACTGGCCAAACAGTTTCGAGAGGACACAACCGTGCGCTTCCACAAAGCGGTGGACACGGAACTCTCTGGCGACGAGGCGATCATTGCTTGGAGCAAGTGGAATGCGTACTCGGAGGGGTTGCCGGTGCCAAAACCACGTGTCTGGGGACCTGGCTGTAACGAGGAGGCGTGTAACAAACTGTTCCATGGTTTGGACGAGATGCGCCAGCGTTTGATGGGTGGCAAGAAGGTCGTCT ATCTGCATATCTTGGTGACGGACCCAAAGCACCAAAGACGTGGAGCAGGGTGGCAGTTGATGACACCCATAGTGCAGGAAGCTGTTCGATTGGGCGTTCCGGCCTATCTCGAGTCTTCAAGAGCTGGCCATCATCTGTACCAAAAGGTCGGGTTCAAGGATATTGACGAGTACCTGATTGACTTTAGCCAGTATGGCTTGGAGCAGCCTCACATCAACTGGGCGATGCTCTGGGAGCTTCCCAATCGACGAT TGAGGTGCAGCACTGCAGTGACAGACAGTGGAAGGTCGGGCGGCATGTGGCCCCTGCACCTACGGGCTGCCGAAGCTCACGGCCCCACCTCCCTCTCGCTGTCAGCGCTGGAATTGATGATGAAATCGAACCTGCCGTTCACTGCTGCTTTGGAGGGGCCCGGACCTGCACTGCTAAACTCCGAC ACCGGCACCATGTCGTATATCGCGCCCATCCATAGACCAAGCAGCATACGCCAGGCCATCAGGATACGCCTGTCTGAGGAAGATGAAAGCGAGAGCTTGGTGGTAGC ACTCGAAGTATGGCGCATCACGCCCACCGATATGTACTTGCTCGGCTCTGCCGCAGTCTACGGCaccatcctcctcctccagcgCCTGCGACCCAGGGACAGTAAAGCTGACCTGCTCTTCGTCGGTACCGATCGATTTCAATACTTTACGGCGAGATGGGACTCTGCTACACAGAGGCTTCACACGGAGCAGGTCGTCGAGGATACCGCCGAGCCTCACATGCGCGAAGCTCAGAGCCAGGACAAGTGCCTAGTCGATCCGACAGGCAGGTTCATGGCTATGCACTTATGGGAGGGTGTCATGAACGTCATGCGCTTGGGAACTAGGAAAGGACAGCTCGCTCGCCTTGACGATGCATGGGAACAAGTCCGCCTCTCCGAGCTCTTCATGAAGGCGAGCATCTTTGTGCCCACCGAGACTGGTCATCCCACCGTTGCCTTCTTGTACCAGTCCAAGATCGATAAAGAGGACGCGCGACTCGCCATATACAGACTTATGACGGACGATAAGAACACAGCTGTCTCGAGGTTCGATCCAGAACGCAATAGAGACCTCGACATCGAGATCAAGGATCCTTATGCCCGTATCCTCATTCCTGTGAACATCATCGAGGATGAAGTTAAGCGATACCACAAAAGGGACACTTCAGCGGCCAAGGCACAACTGGGTGGCTTGATTGTAGTTGGCGAAACTCTACTGGTTTACGTCGATACCTTGACGCAGTCTGTCGTGGAAAGTCCAATGGCAAGTCCCGCCATATTCGTGGCATGGGCTGCCTATGATGACACAAACTTTTTCCTTTCTGATGACTATGGCAATCTTCACCTTCTGACGATTGAGACCGAGGGTGTTGTTGTTCTCGGAATGACTGTCAGAACACTTGGAGTAACGTCTCGCGCATCGTGTCTAGTGTATATGGGAGACGGCATGCTTTTCCTGGGCTCTCACTACGGCGACTCGCAACTACTACAGGTGGATCTCGAAGAATTGTCGACGAAGCTTGTGCAGACCATTCCCAATATTGCACCTATTCTCGACTTCGCCATCATGGATTTGGGAAACGCTGGAGACAGCCAGATTGGCAACGCCTTCTCGTCAGGCCAAGCTCGCATCGTCGCCGGCTGTGGTGTCCATCAAAACGGCAGTCTGCGGAGTATTCGAAGCAGTGTCGGACTGGAAGATATTGGTGTTCTGGAAGACCTGCAGGATGCCCGAGGTCTCTTCAGTCTACAGTCGCACGGCTCTGAAAAAGTTGACACTCTCGTGGTTTCTTTCATGACGGAAACCAGAGTTTTCAGCTTTGATGCCGAGGGTGGTATTGAAGAAGTGTTTGAGTTTCACGGGCTCAATTTGGACCAGCCTACTCTAATCGCAAAAACATTGCCCAGTGGTCAATTACTTCAGGTCACCGCAGCAATCGTGACTCTGCTCGATCTGGAGAGCGGCGTTACTCTGAACAGTTGGTCGGTACCAGATGGCAAGACCATTGTCAATGCCTCTGCCAACAGCAAACGGGTTTTGCTGTCTATCAACGGCACCTCTCTGGTATCATTGAACTTGGTCGATAACTTGGCAGCTCAAGAGCAAGTCTTGGGCCGCGGCGTTGGGGGCGAGGAAGACCAAATTTCTTGCGTACATGCAGCCAGCGATCTCGACCATGTCGGCGTGGTAGGTTTCTGGGCAACGGGTTCTGTGTCCATAATTGACCTCCGCACGCTCAACGCCCTTCAGGGTGAAACCATCAAGCAAACCGATGACAGCGTCTCGGTTCCTAGAGACATGGTTCTTGTGCAATTGCACCCACCACACCTTCTCGGCCCAACGCTGTTCGTCGCTATGGAAGATGGGCAGGTCGTGTCGTTCAACGTGTCAAAAGATGACTTCTCCTTGTCAAGTCGCAAAAGCGTCACCTTGGGTAGCAAACAAGCTGGGCTACACGTTCTTCCAAGACCAGACGACGAAGGCATCAGCAATGTATTTGCTACGACCGAGCACTCTAGTCTGATCTACAGCTCAGAAGGAAGAATCATCTACTCGGCGGCAACTGCAGAAGACGTGACTTATATCGCCCCCTTCGACTCTGAAGCCTTCCCAGATGCCATCTTCCTCGCCACGGATCGTAACGTACGGATCGCCCACATCGATGCGGAAAGGAGAACGCATGTCAACCCCCTTCCTCTACGCGAGACGGTCCGAAGAGTGGCTTATTCGCCAGCACTCCGTGCTTTTGGCATAGGCACCATTCGAAGAGAACTCATCAACAATGAAGAGGCGGTATCAAGCTCATTCCAGCTGGTCGACGAGGTGGTTCTTGGCGTTGTTGGCAAGGCATTCCACCTGGATGGCTCCACATCAGCCGAAATGGTCGAAAGCGTCATCAGAGCAGAGTTGCCCGACAGTATGGGGCAGCCTGCCGAACGATTCATCATCGGAACAAGTTATCTGGCAGACCCGGATGTTGATGAGAACAGCGATATCAAGGGTCGGATTCTGGTATTGGGCGTTGATTCTGACAAGAACCCCTATTTGATAGTCAGCCACGCGCTTAAGGGCGCGTGTCGCAGTCTTGGAGTGATGGGCGACAAGATTGTCGCTGGATTAAGCAAGACGGTGGTGGTCTACGACTACGCCGAAGAGTCGAGCACATCTGGAGCACTACGCAAGCTGGCTACTTTCCGCCCTTCAACATTCCCGGTTGACATTGATGTCAATGGCAACATGATTGGGGTCGCTGATCTCATGCAGTCGATGACCCTAGTCGAGTTCATCCCGGCACAAGATGGGGACAAAGCCAAGCTTGTAGAGCGCGCTCGTCACTTTCAGTACATTTGGGCCACGTCAGTATGTCACTTGGAAGAGCATTCGTGGCTCGAGTCCGATGCGCAAGGCAATCTCATGGTACTGCGGAGGAACCCCAACGCGCCGACAGAGCATGACCAGAAGCAGATGGAAGTCATTAGTGAATTCCACCTCGGAGAGCAAGTGAACAAGATTCGATCACTCGACATTGTTCCCAATGAGAACGACCCGATCGTGCCAAAGGCGTTCCTCGCAACA GTTGAAGGATCGGTGTATGTCTTTGCCGACATCAGGCCAGAGCACCAAAGTCTACTATTGCAATTTCAAGAGAACTTGGCCGGAGTGGTCAAGACACTGGGTCAAGCTGACAATGCGCCGGGTGCCGGGCTCTCATTCATGTCATGGCGAGGTTTCCGGAACGCAAAACGCGCGGCAGATGCGCCCTTCCGCTTTGTCGATGGGGAGCTGATTGAGCGGTTTTTAGACTTGGATGAGGCTAAACAGGAGGCCGTCGTTGCAGGACTTGGGCCGACGGTTGAGAATATGCGCAACTTGGTAGAAGAGTTGAAGCGCATGCATTAA